In one Agelaius phoeniceus isolate bAgePho1 chromosome 21, bAgePho1.hap1, whole genome shotgun sequence genomic region, the following are encoded:
- the BRD3OS gene encoding uncharacterized protein BRD3OS — protein sequence MSDPVMNGRVPLPEKALSEGYARLRYRDTSLLIWQQQQQKLESAPPNTYLSRSRSMWYSQYGNEAILVRDKNKLDVSRDTGQSKFCAIM from the coding sequence atgAGTGACCCGGTGATGAACGGGAGGGTTCCCCTGCCCGAGAAAGCCCTGTCCGAGGGCTACGCCCGCCTCAGGTACAGGGACACGTCCCTGCTcatctggcagcagcagcagcagaagctggaGTCAGCTCCCCCCAACACGTACCTGAGCCGCAGCAGGAGCATGTGGTACTCGCAGTACGGCAACGAGGCCATCCTGGTGCGGGACAAAAACAAGCTGGATGTCTCCAGGGACACGGGCCAGTCCAAGTTCTGTGCTATTATGTAA